One window of Candidatus Binataceae bacterium genomic DNA carries:
- the prpB gene encoding methylisocitrate lyase, with translation MAWLTRHMDPTPPGERLADLWRRDGILTIPGAHHALAGRLARQAGFKALYLSGAALSASMGLADLGLFGLEELCFFARTIFRATDLPLVVDADTGFGGVLNVVRTVRELEEAGAAAVQIEDQMLPKKCGHLSDKRLIEPEEMAAKIRAAVRARRHLRIIARTDAAAGEGIEAALARARLYLEAGADAIFPEALTDEECFRRFARELRAPLLANMTEFGRTPYFSARQFEEFGYKMVIFPASSLRVAAKAIGELYELLAREGSVANLLDRMQTRAELYRALEYSEYEALDSSIARSLLPPDLRPRVAQK, from the coding sequence ATGGCGTGGCTGACACGGCACATGGATCCGACTCCGCCCGGAGAACGCCTGGCGGATTTGTGGCGCCGGGACGGTATCCTGACGATTCCCGGCGCCCATCACGCGCTGGCTGGACGGCTGGCGCGGCAAGCCGGCTTCAAGGCCCTGTATCTGTCAGGTGCGGCTTTATCGGCCAGCATGGGGCTGGCGGACCTGGGGTTGTTCGGGTTGGAAGAATTATGTTTTTTCGCCCGTACCATCTTTCGCGCCACCGATCTGCCGCTGGTGGTGGACGCCGACACCGGTTTTGGCGGAGTGCTCAACGTTGTGCGCACAGTGCGCGAGTTGGAAGAGGCGGGTGCGGCGGCGGTCCAAATCGAGGACCAAATGCTGCCCAAGAAGTGTGGCCATCTGAGCGACAAGCGGCTGATAGAGCCCGAGGAGATGGCGGCTAAAATCCGCGCCGCCGTGCGCGCCCGCCGCCATTTGCGGATCATCGCGCGCACCGATGCGGCGGCGGGCGAGGGTATCGAAGCCGCGCTGGCGCGCGCCCGGCTTTATCTGGAAGCCGGCGCCGATGCGATCTTTCCCGAGGCGCTGACTGACGAGGAATGCTTCCGTCGATTCGCGCGCGAGCTGCGCGCGCCGTTGTTGGCCAACATGACGGAATTTGGCCGCACGCCCTACTTCAGCGCACGCCAGTTTGAAGAATTTGGCTACAAAATGGTAATTTTCCCCGCGTCGTCCCTACGGGTGGCGGCTAAAGCCATCGGCGAGCTGTACGAATTGCTGGCGCGCGAGGGCAGCGTGGCGAACTTGCTGGATCGGATGCAGACCCGTGCCGAGCTGTACCGGGCCTTGGAGTATTCGGAGTACGAGGCGCTCGACAGCAGTATCGCTCGCAGCCTGCTCCCCCCCGATCTGCGCCCGCGCGTGGCCCAAAAGTAG
- a CDS encoding glycoside hydrolase family 15 protein, with protein sequence MAVILNSRPAPGGPGIAPRWTRGAKDAVGTAYSVAASIWFTIAAGIVTEVYYPTIDRPQIRDLQFLVTDGRSFMSDERSMEHSVEYLAPDALGVRMLNRDRQQHFQLVKEVIVDPHLECLLVRVRLEGSPQILPRLRLFVLLAPHLEVGGWGNQGNVVLASGRRILTAHKGNTWLGLDNTNGFVAQSCGYVGTTDGWQQLSRYFELHDQFDSVGGGNIALCGEIDLRQRHEFTLALAFGDSLHRTLTTLFQALGVPFEDNRERFIVQWKRTTSALVELAEISGDGGKLYRASHSLLLAHEDKTYPGALIASLSIPWGETRGDEDLGGYHLVWTRDMVNSATGLIAAGNTTLALRALIYLACSQLPDGSFYQNFWINGQPYWHGIQLDEVAFPILLAFRLAEQNALKDFDPLPMVLRAARFLVLNGPATAQERWEENSGYSPSTLAAVIAALICGAHFCRKRLGHPRGLFLLRYAEFLESHLEDWTVTSQGELHPDIKRHFIRLLPIDLNNPTAPEDPDHAIIQIKNRPPGSVDRFPARAVVDAGFLELVRHGIRRPSDPLIEDSLRVVDHCLKADLPQGPAWRRYNHDGYGQRDDGRAFDGWGVGRPWPLLTGERGHYELAAGRDPRPYLQAMERFASVTGLLPEQVWDRDDIPAALMFRGRPTGAAMPLMWAHAEYIKLLRSSRDGHNFDLIPEVAEHFRGHRRSEALEIWKLNRQPAKIAPGRTLRIVTEQPFLLHWSLDDWATQTDTLSIPSAIDLSYIDIKLPPEQSAPLRFTFYWKDERRWQGQDYQVAMKRD encoded by the coding sequence ATGGCTGTCATTCTGAACTCGCGACCCGCGCCTGGGGGTCCCGGCATCGCTCCGCGCTGGACGCGCGGAGCCAAGGATGCCGTCGGCACGGCTTATTCGGTAGCCGCCTCGATCTGGTTTACGATCGCCGCCGGCATCGTCACCGAGGTTTACTACCCCACCATCGATCGGCCTCAGATCCGCGATCTGCAATTTCTGGTGACCGACGGTCGTAGCTTCATGAGCGACGAACGCTCCATGGAGCACAGTGTCGAATATCTGGCCCCCGACGCGCTTGGCGTGCGCATGCTCAACCGCGATCGGCAGCAGCACTTCCAGCTCGTCAAGGAAGTCATCGTTGATCCGCACCTGGAATGCCTGCTCGTTCGGGTCAGGCTGGAGGGCTCGCCCCAGATTCTGCCCCGGCTACGGCTATTCGTGCTGCTTGCGCCCCATTTAGAAGTCGGAGGATGGGGCAACCAGGGCAATGTTGTGCTGGCCTCGGGGCGCCGCATCCTGACCGCCCATAAGGGCAACACCTGGCTGGGGTTGGACAATACCAACGGTTTCGTTGCTCAATCGTGCGGTTACGTGGGAACCACCGACGGTTGGCAGCAACTATCCCGCTATTTCGAGCTGCACGATCAGTTTGACTCGGTGGGTGGTGGTAACATCGCGCTGTGCGGAGAAATCGACCTGCGTCAGCGTCATGAATTCACCCTGGCGCTGGCCTTCGGCGACAGCCTTCATCGAACTCTGACCACCTTGTTTCAAGCACTTGGGGTGCCCTTTGAAGACAACCGCGAGCGCTTCATTGTACAATGGAAGCGCACCACCAGCGCGCTGGTTGAGCTGGCGGAAATCTCCGGCGACGGCGGCAAACTGTATCGCGCCAGCCACAGCCTGCTGCTGGCTCACGAGGACAAGACCTATCCCGGCGCTTTGATTGCCTCGCTCAGCATCCCATGGGGTGAAACCAGGGGTGATGAAGACCTGGGCGGATACCACCTGGTGTGGACCCGCGACATGGTCAATAGCGCGACAGGCCTAATCGCGGCCGGCAACACCACGCTGGCATTGCGAGCGCTGATCTACCTGGCGTGCTCGCAATTGCCCGACGGCAGTTTTTATCAGAACTTCTGGATCAACGGCCAGCCTTACTGGCACGGCATACAGCTCGATGAAGTCGCCTTTCCCATCCTGTTGGCGTTTCGCCTGGCCGAGCAAAATGCGCTGAAGGATTTCGACCCCTTGCCGATGGTGCTGCGGGCAGCGCGCTTTCTGGTGCTGAACGGGCCGGCCACCGCACAAGAGCGCTGGGAAGAGAACAGCGGCTATTCACCCTCTACCCTGGCCGCGGTGATCGCGGCGCTGATTTGCGGCGCCCATTTCTGCCGCAAGCGGCTGGGCCATCCTCGCGGCCTGTTCCTGCTGCGCTACGCGGAGTTTCTCGAATCCCATCTCGAGGATTGGACGGTTACCAGCCAAGGCGAGCTGCACCCCGATATTAAGCGCCATTTCATTCGCCTGCTGCCGATCGACCTGAACAATCCAACCGCGCCCGAGGATCCCGACCACGCGATCATCCAGATCAAAAATCGCCCGCCCGGTAGTGTCGATCGCTTTCCCGCCCGCGCGGTAGTGGATGCTGGTTTTCTGGAGCTGGTGCGCCACGGTATTCGCCGGCCCAGCGATCCGCTGATCGAAGACTCACTGCGCGTGGTGGATCATTGCCTCAAGGCCGACCTACCGCAAGGTCCCGCCTGGCGGCGTTACAACCACGACGGTTACGGTCAGCGTGATGACGGCAGGGCCTTCGACGGCTGGGGGGTCGGCCGCCCCTGGCCACTGCTGACTGGCGAGCGGGGCCATTATGAATTAGCCGCCGGACGTGACCCGCGTCCCTATCTGCAGGCGATGGAGCGTTTTGCCTCGGTCACCGGCTTGCTACCCGAGCAGGTCTGGGATCGGGACGATATCCCCGCCGCCTTGATGTTCCGGGGCCGACCCACCGGAGCGGCTATGCCACTGATGTGGGCGCATGCCGAATACATCAAGCTGCTGCGTTCCAGCCGTGACGGCCACAATTTCGACCTGATTCCCGAAGTGGCAGAACATTTTCGCGGCCACCGGCGTAGCGAGGCCCTGGAAATTTGGAAGCTCAACCGTCAGCCCGCCAAGATTGCACCCGGCCGCACGTTGCGAATCGTGACCGAACAACCCTTTCTCCTGCACTGGAGTCTGGATGACTGGGCGACCCAGACCGACACCCTCTCGATCCCCAGCGCCATCGACTTGAGTTACATCGATATCAAACTGCCACCGGAACAGAGCGCGCCTCTGCGCTTTACCTTCTATTGGAAAGATGAACGGCGCTGGCAAGGACAGGATTATCAAGTCGCGATGAAACGCGACTGA
- the tatC gene encoding twin-arginine translocase subunit TatC: protein MALQPPSEQTAFDHSRMPLIEHLKELRVRLIRACLAIAVGFVLAYGFVDQLFRALTWPLREVSHNQVLLIGTGIGEAFFTKIKVALVAALFIASPAVLYEVWKFIAPGLYDSERRMARPFVFFTTLFFLLGGYFCWAVVLKIGYAFFLAQYASIGVTPTLRISEYLTFSAKLLLAFALTFEMPAFAFFLTRLGLIDHRFLIRQARYAVLGIFVVAAALTPPDFISQFLLAIPLLALYGVSVAVAYVFRLHPTASGEIAVEPPATP from the coding sequence ATGGCCCTTCAGCCGCCGTCAGAGCAAACCGCCTTCGACCACAGCCGAATGCCGCTTATCGAGCATCTCAAGGAACTGCGGGTGCGGCTAATCAGGGCCTGCTTGGCGATCGCGGTCGGTTTTGTGCTCGCCTACGGCTTCGTCGATCAGCTCTTTCGCGCCCTGACCTGGCCCCTGCGCGAAGTCTCGCATAATCAGGTACTTTTGATCGGCACCGGGATTGGCGAGGCGTTCTTCACTAAGATCAAGGTTGCACTGGTCGCCGCGCTCTTTATCGCCAGCCCGGCGGTGCTTTACGAAGTGTGGAAATTCATCGCTCCGGGCTTGTACGACTCAGAGCGCCGGATGGCCCGTCCCTTCGTCTTTTTCACCACGCTGTTTTTTCTGCTCGGCGGCTATTTCTGCTGGGCCGTCGTGCTCAAAATCGGTTACGCTTTTTTTCTCGCCCAGTACGCCAGCATCGGAGTCACACCGACCCTGCGAATCAGCGAATATCTGACCTTCTCGGCCAAGCTGCTGCTTGCCTTCGCCTTGACCTTCGAGATGCCAGCCTTCGCCTTTTTCCTAACCCGCTTGGGACTGATCGACCATCGCTTTCTGATTCGCCAGGCGCGCTATGCGGTGCTGGGAATTTTCGTCGTGGCGGCGGCTTTGACTCCACCCGATTTCATCTCACAGTTCTTGCTTGCGATCCCTTTGTTGGCGCTCTACGGGGTCAGCGTCGCAGTAGCTTATGTGTTTCGGCTGCATCCTACCGCCTCAGGCGAGATCGCCGTTGAGCCGCCGGCGACACCTTGA
- a CDS encoding twin-arginine translocase TatA/TatE family subunit, whose translation MGIFEIILILIVALIVLGPEQMPELVRSGIRVYREIRTAANDVIQEISESLNDPPPPLDQTAEPLEPPFVHRENLDTIGEKESNGVSTAPASEPGLPSPPNPADKPPPFHRT comes from the coding sequence TTGGGCATCTTTGAAATCATTCTAATCCTAATCGTAGCGCTAATCGTTCTGGGACCGGAACAGATGCCAGAGTTGGTGCGCAGCGGGATTCGGGTTTACCGCGAGATTCGCACAGCCGCCAATGACGTTATCCAGGAAATCAGCGAGAGTTTGAACGATCCGCCCCCGCCCCTGGATCAAACCGCCGAGCCTCTGGAACCACCTTTTGTTCACCGCGAGAACCTCGATACTATCGGCGAAAAAGAAAGCAACGGTGTAAGCACCGCGCCCGCCAGCGAACCCGGCTTGCCCTCGCCGCCCAACCCCGCGGACAAACCGCCGCCCTTCCATCGGACCTGA
- a CDS encoding histone deacetylase: MLRTVAVADPRYLDHFAGRGHPESPRRVAVLSEMAAQMRRPALTIVAPRAATEAEIRLCHSAEYLRTVRASAAYSRYDFDPDTHSCPATYATALLAAGGTLTALDAVLRGDADNAFALIRPPGHHALPQRAMGFCFFNNVAIAAAYLTTLGGLERVLILDWDVHHGNGTQEIFYSSKRVLYVSLHQYPFYPGTGALDDIGVDEGLGYTINLPFPAGCGDGDYLAAFDRIVMPIARHFAPQAVLISAGFDAHARDPLAQMQLTEASFGAMTRRVKRLAAECCQGRLVLALEGGYDLQALAACGKTVLEELGREADEPLAEAAPDRAAPMLERARAMHRALWPLP, encoded by the coding sequence ATGCTTCGCACCGTAGCCGTAGCCGATCCCCGCTACTTGGATCATTTTGCCGGCCGCGGCCATCCTGAATCGCCACGGCGGGTCGCGGTGCTCAGTGAGATGGCCGCCCAGATGAGGCGGCCGGCGTTGACAATCGTCGCCCCGCGCGCGGCTACCGAAGCGGAGATTCGGCTTTGCCACAGCGCTGAGTACCTGCGCACGGTGCGGGCCAGTGCGGCCTATTCTCGCTACGATTTCGATCCGGACACTCATTCCTGCCCAGCGACCTACGCCACCGCCCTTTTGGCTGCCGGTGGCACCTTGACCGCCCTTGATGCGGTGTTACGCGGTGACGCCGACAACGCCTTCGCGTTGATCCGGCCGCCTGGGCATCATGCCTTGCCGCAGAGGGCGATGGGCTTCTGTTTTTTCAATAACGTGGCGATCGCCGCGGCCTACCTCACCACGCTCGGCGGTCTGGAACGGGTTCTGATTCTCGATTGGGACGTTCATCATGGCAACGGCACCCAGGAGATTTTCTACTCCTCCAAGCGCGTGCTCTACGTCTCTCTACATCAGTACCCCTTTTATCCCGGTACAGGTGCGCTTGATGACATCGGTGTGGACGAAGGGCTTGGCTATACGATAAATCTGCCCTTTCCTGCGGGCTGCGGCGACGGCGATTACCTGGCTGCCTTCGACCGTATCGTGATGCCGATCGCGCGCCATTTCGCCCCCCAGGCCGTGCTGATCTCGGCTGGATTCGACGCTCATGCCCGTGATCCGCTGGCTCAAATGCAATTAACTGAAGCAAGTTTTGGCGCGATGACGCGGCGGGTCAAACGGCTGGCCGCGGAATGCTGCCAGGGCAGGCTGGTGCTGGCACTTGAAGGCGGCTACGACTTGCAAGCCCTGGCCGCGTGCGGAAAGACTGTGCTCGAGGAGCTAGGGCGCGAGGCCGATGAACCGCTAGCCGAGGCCGCGCCCGATCGAGCGGCGCCGATGCTCGAGCGCGCCCGCGCGATGCATCGCGCGCTGTGGCCTCTACCTTAA